The Apostichopus japonicus isolate 1M-3 chromosome 20, ASM3797524v1, whole genome shotgun sequence genome contains a region encoding:
- the LOC139961044 gene encoding DDB1- and CUL4-associated factor 1-like isoform X1 has product MGHWLGSSVEDTVSQTISFMGSEVMATDSEEPILTSQEKFNSLLAQWESERGSGASAVPILKGMAEAIEKETENYFKLDPDPFDDRHPSRVYPDCALGELFTSLFKDDDFMNNLVNNYILATRDTELLEASTRLLLDVVPGLETSFIFQETDGLLNKFVEWSETSKEPLRSYATGLLAAAMEVQDIADTQREANVRLVPIMMQRLHDLKKEVSEDSPSSSSPADMDQSDDLRPFKCFSAKDNKEQEEQRTGDDNVKTLPKEEKPSESSERLKSQDKLPDNLRNSSSSHRNASKMKSSKDNKSLRKSDSDKNRSKKHAAHSKQGKEKVYSGRGKQSAKLKAKSSLKTVNTKSLNSTELDPDCSNSSWIELSQLIIGSYSIYPVTKSTQQRFILEYLTPLGEYQELLGTMFENGAMELVLHYIDLKKTSDVRLTLTGLRYLASLLCHKKFAVEFVELSGVQRLLEIKRPSLASTGVSICMYYLAYNEDTMERICLQPEWVLKNLIDYALWLLECSHESGRCHATMFFMMSIQFGAVLNFFDRRDGMRKLFNTISTLTILNQDIRQEEISDDEMFTSRQTIKHTCMALKKYFETHLAEKVDAIKKAWARTQGLTSPDPSPPYKPFTVSAEQTAENMETMLEQALGQSNWEPVRNFIKLQGVQLLLKAVAIAYEWKNYSGRGDTIRAALDVLAVVTVTTKGQLQMCESVRIPHSVHSVVSMNILNFIAEGRHFSDPEAQRSALQVIINCVCGPSSRYGVCIRRMINDSSAKQMKFAGKQNSETIEKLWDTVRNDNGIKTLLLLLMVKTPITEADSIRALACKALCGLSRSETVQQILSKLPLFANNQLQGLMKEPVLHEKRSEHLKFCQYASELLERVTGKPMSLGADATVAKLHKANIVAQTMIAYSQKELLQLIHKHLQEQGLVDTANILQREAELPLVPVGPLTPPQSSIQSKVHTTPKMSPQISSSQLSHTPGAAEWALSQLSSSSQYNPLPERIVFGPDSRASPSSSTKTSIRRRVIREKTSQSQTFLANFSAPKQKVAQASSKPPPTLDSIVSQYLREQHAQCSNPVVACPEFCLSEPHHCPEPKFRRNAPVNAASRMLKRSINPRFGGVDGGRCTRHFVYSRFRPAQTLRELEEDSCFTCAAFTKHTDLKDIVLYVGAFSGDLKAFNMYTGVEENSYTCHDSPMKSVEPSRDGRLMLTSSYWSDPATALWSITDNFEKKYSFGEDEYVEFGKLSDDRIIGTKKEIAHVYDAITGKCISTLQDKDMSNNYNRNCATFNPTDELVLNDGVLWDVRCTRPIYKFDQFQNNISGIFHPLGLEIIISSEIWDIRTFHLLQTVPDLDQSKIVFNSNATVMYGVEFVTEDEELTDGTKCPFGSSFRTFDATDYKPIATIDVKKNIYDIATDPMDMYLAVLEHQGNQEDFSGESVCRLYEVGRPKKADGEEDEEEEQDEDDVDDDDDDDHSDDSLDGLLGSDTDDDNDEANNENGSNQAGDDAEERGSAVISGGDEDSDDAGGLSDFLDDISDSSVSLSGLSDSDVEILDW; this is encoded by the exons ATGGGCCATTGGCTAGGCAGTTCTGTAGAGGATACTGTATCTCAAACAATAAG TTTTATGGGCTCTGAAGTAATGGCTACAGATTCAGAGGAACCCATCCTCACCTCGCAGGAGAAGTTTAACTCGCTACTTGCACAATGGGAATCGGAGAGAGGGTCAGGAGCTTCAGCCGTTCCAATCCTGAAAGG GATGGCAGAAGCAATCGAGAAGGAAACGGAGAACTATTTTAAGCTTGACCCAGACCCTTTCGATGACAGACATCCTTCCAGGGTTTACCCAGACTGTGCTCTGGGAGAGCTCTTCACATCCTTGTTTAAAGATGATGACTTCATGAACAAT CTTGTGAATAATTACATTTTGGCAACAAGAGACACAGAGTTGCTGGAAGCTTCCACACGTCTGTTACTAGATGTCGTCCCTGGTCTTGAGACATCATTCATATTTCAAGAAACG GATGGGTTATTAAACAAATTTGTGGAATGGTCCGAGACCTCGAAGGAACCATTGAGGTCATACGCTACTGGACTGCTGGCAGCTGCCATGGAAGTCCAAGATATCGCAGACACCCAACGAGAAGCTAATGTTAGATTG GTTCCAATTATGATGCAGAGACTCCATGATTTAAAGAAGGAGGTTTCCGAGGACAGCCCTAGCTCTTCCAGCCCTGCGGACATGGACCAGAGTGACGACCTCCGACCCTTCAAGTGCTTTTCAGCGAAGGATAATAAGGAGCAAGAGGAACAAAGAACTGGAGATGACAACGTGAAAACTTTACCCAAGGAGGAAAAACCGTCAGAATCATCAGAAAGACTTAAAAGTCAAGATAAATTGCCGGACAATTTGAGAAACTCCTCTTCGAGTCATAGAAATGCCTCAAAGATGAAATCTTCTAAGGATAACAAATCGTTAAGGAAATCCGACTCGGATAAAAACAGGAGTAAAAAACATGCTGCACATTCCAAACAAGGAAAGGAGAAAGTTTACTCAGGGAGAGGAAAGCAATCAGCCAAACTGAAAGCAAAGTCGTCTTTGAAAACGGTCAATACAAAATCTTTGAACAGCACAGAACTCGATCCGGATTGCAGTAACAGTAGCTGGATAGAGCTATCACAGCTTATAATTGGGTCGTATTCTATTTACCCTGTTACAAAGAGTACGCAGCAGAGATTTATCCTGGAATATCTGACACCACTGGGAGAATATCAAGAG CTTTTGGGAACAATGTTCGAGAATGGTGCAATGGAACTGGTGCTTCATTATATCGATCTAAAGAAGACATCAGACGTAAGGTTGACTCTCACTGGTCTCAGG TACCTGGCCTCCCTCCTGTGCCATAAAAAGTTTGCCGTTGAGTTTGTGGAGCTGAGTGGCGTTCAGAGGCTTTTAGAGATTAAGAGACCCTCACTTGCCTCCACTGGTGTCTCCATCTGTATGTACTATCTGGCTTACAACGAAGACACGATGGAGAGGATATGCTTGCAGCCTGAGTGGGTTCTGAAGAATTTAATAGA TTACGCCCTGTGGTTACTAGAATGTTCTCATGAATCTGGACGATGTCATGCCACTATGTTTTTCATGATGAGTATACAATTTGGGGCTGTCCTGAACTTCTTTGATCGCCGAGATGGAATGCGAAAATTATTTAACACG ATAAGTACTTTGACTATTCTAAATCAGGACATCAGGCAGGAGGAGATTAGCGACGATGAAATGTTCACCAGCCGCCAGACGATCAAACACACCTGCATGGCTCTCAAGAAATACTTTGAGACACATCTAGCAGAGAAAGTCGATGCCATCAAGAAAGCTTGGGCTCGGACACAAGGACTGACATCACCAGATCCTTCCCCACCGTACAAG CCTTTCACAGTGTCTGCTGAGCAGACAGCTGAGAACATGGAGACCATGCTAGAGCAGGCCTTGGGACAGTCCAACTGGGAGCCGGTCCGGAATTTCATTAAGTTACAAGGGGTGCAACTACTTCTGAAGGCAGTGGCGATAGCCTATGAATGGAAAAATTACAGCGGCAG GGGTGACACCATACGTGCAGCCTTGGATGTTTTGGCCGTTGTCACGGTGACCACAAAAGGGCAGTTGCAGATGTGTGAATCTGTTCGCATTCCACATTCAGTTCATTCTGTAGTATCGATGAA TATTTTGAACTTTATCGCTGAAGGTCGACATTTTTCCGATCCGGAAGCCCAGAGGTCGGCCCTTCAGGTTATCATTAACTGTGTGTGTGGTCCAAGTTCCAGG TACGGTGTTTGTATACGTCGTATGATAAACGACTCAAGTGCCAAACAGATGAAGTTTGCAGGCAAACAAAACAGTGAAACCATCGAGAAGCTTTGGGACACAGTTCGCAATGATAACGGTATCAAG ACTCTCCTGTTGCTGTTAATGGTGAAGACACCAATCACAGAGGCAGACAGCATCAGAGCTTTGGCCTGTAAAGCCCTCTGTGGTCTCTCCAGGAGCGAAACAGTCCAGCAAATACTCAGCAAACTCCCTCTCTTTGCAAATAACCAATTACAAG GTTTAATGAAGGAACCAGTACTACATGAAAAGAGAAGTgaacatttgaagttttgcCAGTATGCCTCTGAACTATTAG AGAGAGTGACTGGCAAGCCGATGTCTCTTGGTGCAGATGCTACCGTTGCTAAGCTACATAAAGCCAACATCGTGGCTCAAACCATGATTGCATATTCACAGAAGGAACTATTGCAGCTTATACACAAACATCTCCAAGAACAAG GTCTCGTAGATACAGCGAACATATTACAAAGAGAAGCTGAGCTGCCATTGGTTCCTGTTGGACCCCTGACACCCCCTCAGTCATCTATACAG TCAAAGGTACACACTACGCCAAAAATGTCACCACAAATTTCCTCCTCACAACTATCACACACCCCTGGTGCAGCAGAATGGGCCTTATCTCAGCTTTCATCTAGTTCCCAGTACAATCCCCTGCCGGAGAGGATAGTGTTTGGTCCAGATTCCAGGGCTTCTCCATCAAGTTCAACAAAA ACAAGCATCAGAAGGCGAGTAATCAGAGAAAAGACTTCACAGAGTCAAACCTTCTTAGCCAATTTCTCAGCTCCCAAGCAGAAGGTTGCCCAAGCCAGCTCCAAACCTCCACCTACCCTGGACTCGATCGTATCACAGTATCTACGAGAGCAGCATGCACAGTGCAGTAATCCAGTCGTCGCATGTCCAGAATTTTGTTTGTCCGA ACCTCACCATTGTCCAGAACCAAAGTTCCGGCGGAATGCACCTGTCAATGCTGCTTCCAGGATGCTGAAGAGGAGT ATAAATCCAAGGTTTGGCGGAGTCGATGGAGGCCGGTGTACAAGACATTTTGTCTACAGCAG GTTTAGGCCAGCGCAGACTTTAAGAGAGCTGGAAGAAGATAGTTGTTTCACGTGTGCTGCCTTCACTAAACACACAGAC CTTAAAGATATTGTTCTTTATGTTGGGGCCTTCTCAGGGGACTTAAAAGCCTTCAACATGTACACTGGTGTG GAGGAGAATTCTTATACATGTCATGACTCCCCCATGAAGTCAGTGGAACCATCTCGG GATGGTAGGTTGATGCTAACATCTAGCTACTGGAGTGATCCTGCTACTGCTCTGTGGAGTATCACAGATAACTTTGAAAAGAA GTATTCCTTTGGCGAAGATGAATATGTGGAATTTGGCAAACTATCAGACGACAGAATTATCggaacaaagaaagaaatcgCACAC GTTTATGATGCGATCACAGGGAAGTGTATCAGCACTCTACAGGACAAAGACATGAGTAACAACTACAATCGTAACTGCGCGACTTTTAACCCCACGGACGAACTGGTCCTGAACGACGGAGTGCTGTGGGACGTCAGGTGTACCAGACCGATTTACAAGTTTGATCAATTCCAGAACAACATCAGTGGAATTTTCCATCCGTTGGGTTTGGAGATCATCATCAGCTCAGAAATT TGGGACATCCGAACCTTCCATCTCCTTCAAACTGTTCCGGACTTGGACCAAAGCAAGATTGTATTCAACAGTAATGCTACTGTCATGTATGGAG ttGAATTTGTTACTGAAGATGAAGAACTGACTGATGGAACAAAGTGTCCATTCGGATCTTCGTTTAGGACGTTCGATGCCACGGACTACAAACCAATCG CAACTATAGATGTGAAGAAGAACATTTACGACATAGCCACCGATCCAATGGACATGTATCTGGCAGTGTTAGAG cATCAAGGCAACCAGGAAGACTTTTCCGGTGAGAGCGTTTGTCGTTTGTACGAGGTCGGAAGACCGAAGAAAGCTGAtggagaagaagatgaagaggaAGAACAG GATGAAGATGACgtcgatgatgacgatgacgacgaccaCTCAGACGACAGCCTGGACGGGCTGCTCGGCAGCGATACTGACGACGATAACGACGAGGCAAACAATGAGAATGGAAGCAACCAGGCTGGAGACGATGCCGAAGAGAGAGGCAGCGCTGTGATTTCTGGAGGAGATGAAGATTCAGACGACGCTGGGGGCCTCTCTGATTTCCTCGACGACATAAGCGATTCATCCGTCTCTTTATCTGGCTTGTCAGATAGTG ATGTTGAAATTCTGGATTGGTGA
- the LOC139961044 gene encoding DDB1- and CUL4-associated factor 1-like isoform X2 → MGSEVMATDSEEPILTSQEKFNSLLAQWESERGSGASAVPILKGMAEAIEKETENYFKLDPDPFDDRHPSRVYPDCALGELFTSLFKDDDFMNNLVNNYILATRDTELLEASTRLLLDVVPGLETSFIFQETDGLLNKFVEWSETSKEPLRSYATGLLAAAMEVQDIADTQREANVRLVPIMMQRLHDLKKEVSEDSPSSSSPADMDQSDDLRPFKCFSAKDNKEQEEQRTGDDNVKTLPKEEKPSESSERLKSQDKLPDNLRNSSSSHRNASKMKSSKDNKSLRKSDSDKNRSKKHAAHSKQGKEKVYSGRGKQSAKLKAKSSLKTVNTKSLNSTELDPDCSNSSWIELSQLIIGSYSIYPVTKSTQQRFILEYLTPLGEYQELLGTMFENGAMELVLHYIDLKKTSDVRLTLTGLRYLASLLCHKKFAVEFVELSGVQRLLEIKRPSLASTGVSICMYYLAYNEDTMERICLQPEWVLKNLIDYALWLLECSHESGRCHATMFFMMSIQFGAVLNFFDRRDGMRKLFNTISTLTILNQDIRQEEISDDEMFTSRQTIKHTCMALKKYFETHLAEKVDAIKKAWARTQGLTSPDPSPPYKPFTVSAEQTAENMETMLEQALGQSNWEPVRNFIKLQGVQLLLKAVAIAYEWKNYSGRGDTIRAALDVLAVVTVTTKGQLQMCESVRIPHSVHSVVSMNILNFIAEGRHFSDPEAQRSALQVIINCVCGPSSRYGVCIRRMINDSSAKQMKFAGKQNSETIEKLWDTVRNDNGIKTLLLLLMVKTPITEADSIRALACKALCGLSRSETVQQILSKLPLFANNQLQGLMKEPVLHEKRSEHLKFCQYASELLERVTGKPMSLGADATVAKLHKANIVAQTMIAYSQKELLQLIHKHLQEQGLVDTANILQREAELPLVPVGPLTPPQSSIQSKVHTTPKMSPQISSSQLSHTPGAAEWALSQLSSSSQYNPLPERIVFGPDSRASPSSSTKTSIRRRVIREKTSQSQTFLANFSAPKQKVAQASSKPPPTLDSIVSQYLREQHAQCSNPVVACPEFCLSEPHHCPEPKFRRNAPVNAASRMLKRSINPRFGGVDGGRCTRHFVYSRFRPAQTLRELEEDSCFTCAAFTKHTDLKDIVLYVGAFSGDLKAFNMYTGVEENSYTCHDSPMKSVEPSRDGRLMLTSSYWSDPATALWSITDNFEKKYSFGEDEYVEFGKLSDDRIIGTKKEIAHVYDAITGKCISTLQDKDMSNNYNRNCATFNPTDELVLNDGVLWDVRCTRPIYKFDQFQNNISGIFHPLGLEIIISSEIWDIRTFHLLQTVPDLDQSKIVFNSNATVMYGVEFVTEDEELTDGTKCPFGSSFRTFDATDYKPIATIDVKKNIYDIATDPMDMYLAVLEHQGNQEDFSGESVCRLYEVGRPKKADGEEDEEEEQDEDDVDDDDDDDHSDDSLDGLLGSDTDDDNDEANNENGSNQAGDDAEERGSAVISGGDEDSDDAGGLSDFLDDISDSSVSLSGLSDSDVEILDW, encoded by the exons ATGGGCTCTGAAGTAATGGCTACAGATTCAGAGGAACCCATCCTCACCTCGCAGGAGAAGTTTAACTCGCTACTTGCACAATGGGAATCGGAGAGAGGGTCAGGAGCTTCAGCCGTTCCAATCCTGAAAGG GATGGCAGAAGCAATCGAGAAGGAAACGGAGAACTATTTTAAGCTTGACCCAGACCCTTTCGATGACAGACATCCTTCCAGGGTTTACCCAGACTGTGCTCTGGGAGAGCTCTTCACATCCTTGTTTAAAGATGATGACTTCATGAACAAT CTTGTGAATAATTACATTTTGGCAACAAGAGACACAGAGTTGCTGGAAGCTTCCACACGTCTGTTACTAGATGTCGTCCCTGGTCTTGAGACATCATTCATATTTCAAGAAACG GATGGGTTATTAAACAAATTTGTGGAATGGTCCGAGACCTCGAAGGAACCATTGAGGTCATACGCTACTGGACTGCTGGCAGCTGCCATGGAAGTCCAAGATATCGCAGACACCCAACGAGAAGCTAATGTTAGATTG GTTCCAATTATGATGCAGAGACTCCATGATTTAAAGAAGGAGGTTTCCGAGGACAGCCCTAGCTCTTCCAGCCCTGCGGACATGGACCAGAGTGACGACCTCCGACCCTTCAAGTGCTTTTCAGCGAAGGATAATAAGGAGCAAGAGGAACAAAGAACTGGAGATGACAACGTGAAAACTTTACCCAAGGAGGAAAAACCGTCAGAATCATCAGAAAGACTTAAAAGTCAAGATAAATTGCCGGACAATTTGAGAAACTCCTCTTCGAGTCATAGAAATGCCTCAAAGATGAAATCTTCTAAGGATAACAAATCGTTAAGGAAATCCGACTCGGATAAAAACAGGAGTAAAAAACATGCTGCACATTCCAAACAAGGAAAGGAGAAAGTTTACTCAGGGAGAGGAAAGCAATCAGCCAAACTGAAAGCAAAGTCGTCTTTGAAAACGGTCAATACAAAATCTTTGAACAGCACAGAACTCGATCCGGATTGCAGTAACAGTAGCTGGATAGAGCTATCACAGCTTATAATTGGGTCGTATTCTATTTACCCTGTTACAAAGAGTACGCAGCAGAGATTTATCCTGGAATATCTGACACCACTGGGAGAATATCAAGAG CTTTTGGGAACAATGTTCGAGAATGGTGCAATGGAACTGGTGCTTCATTATATCGATCTAAAGAAGACATCAGACGTAAGGTTGACTCTCACTGGTCTCAGG TACCTGGCCTCCCTCCTGTGCCATAAAAAGTTTGCCGTTGAGTTTGTGGAGCTGAGTGGCGTTCAGAGGCTTTTAGAGATTAAGAGACCCTCACTTGCCTCCACTGGTGTCTCCATCTGTATGTACTATCTGGCTTACAACGAAGACACGATGGAGAGGATATGCTTGCAGCCTGAGTGGGTTCTGAAGAATTTAATAGA TTACGCCCTGTGGTTACTAGAATGTTCTCATGAATCTGGACGATGTCATGCCACTATGTTTTTCATGATGAGTATACAATTTGGGGCTGTCCTGAACTTCTTTGATCGCCGAGATGGAATGCGAAAATTATTTAACACG ATAAGTACTTTGACTATTCTAAATCAGGACATCAGGCAGGAGGAGATTAGCGACGATGAAATGTTCACCAGCCGCCAGACGATCAAACACACCTGCATGGCTCTCAAGAAATACTTTGAGACACATCTAGCAGAGAAAGTCGATGCCATCAAGAAAGCTTGGGCTCGGACACAAGGACTGACATCACCAGATCCTTCCCCACCGTACAAG CCTTTCACAGTGTCTGCTGAGCAGACAGCTGAGAACATGGAGACCATGCTAGAGCAGGCCTTGGGACAGTCCAACTGGGAGCCGGTCCGGAATTTCATTAAGTTACAAGGGGTGCAACTACTTCTGAAGGCAGTGGCGATAGCCTATGAATGGAAAAATTACAGCGGCAG GGGTGACACCATACGTGCAGCCTTGGATGTTTTGGCCGTTGTCACGGTGACCACAAAAGGGCAGTTGCAGATGTGTGAATCTGTTCGCATTCCACATTCAGTTCATTCTGTAGTATCGATGAA TATTTTGAACTTTATCGCTGAAGGTCGACATTTTTCCGATCCGGAAGCCCAGAGGTCGGCCCTTCAGGTTATCATTAACTGTGTGTGTGGTCCAAGTTCCAGG TACGGTGTTTGTATACGTCGTATGATAAACGACTCAAGTGCCAAACAGATGAAGTTTGCAGGCAAACAAAACAGTGAAACCATCGAGAAGCTTTGGGACACAGTTCGCAATGATAACGGTATCAAG ACTCTCCTGTTGCTGTTAATGGTGAAGACACCAATCACAGAGGCAGACAGCATCAGAGCTTTGGCCTGTAAAGCCCTCTGTGGTCTCTCCAGGAGCGAAACAGTCCAGCAAATACTCAGCAAACTCCCTCTCTTTGCAAATAACCAATTACAAG GTTTAATGAAGGAACCAGTACTACATGAAAAGAGAAGTgaacatttgaagttttgcCAGTATGCCTCTGAACTATTAG AGAGAGTGACTGGCAAGCCGATGTCTCTTGGTGCAGATGCTACCGTTGCTAAGCTACATAAAGCCAACATCGTGGCTCAAACCATGATTGCATATTCACAGAAGGAACTATTGCAGCTTATACACAAACATCTCCAAGAACAAG GTCTCGTAGATACAGCGAACATATTACAAAGAGAAGCTGAGCTGCCATTGGTTCCTGTTGGACCCCTGACACCCCCTCAGTCATCTATACAG TCAAAGGTACACACTACGCCAAAAATGTCACCACAAATTTCCTCCTCACAACTATCACACACCCCTGGTGCAGCAGAATGGGCCTTATCTCAGCTTTCATCTAGTTCCCAGTACAATCCCCTGCCGGAGAGGATAGTGTTTGGTCCAGATTCCAGGGCTTCTCCATCAAGTTCAACAAAA ACAAGCATCAGAAGGCGAGTAATCAGAGAAAAGACTTCACAGAGTCAAACCTTCTTAGCCAATTTCTCAGCTCCCAAGCAGAAGGTTGCCCAAGCCAGCTCCAAACCTCCACCTACCCTGGACTCGATCGTATCACAGTATCTACGAGAGCAGCATGCACAGTGCAGTAATCCAGTCGTCGCATGTCCAGAATTTTGTTTGTCCGA ACCTCACCATTGTCCAGAACCAAAGTTCCGGCGGAATGCACCTGTCAATGCTGCTTCCAGGATGCTGAAGAGGAGT ATAAATCCAAGGTTTGGCGGAGTCGATGGAGGCCGGTGTACAAGACATTTTGTCTACAGCAG GTTTAGGCCAGCGCAGACTTTAAGAGAGCTGGAAGAAGATAGTTGTTTCACGTGTGCTGCCTTCACTAAACACACAGAC CTTAAAGATATTGTTCTTTATGTTGGGGCCTTCTCAGGGGACTTAAAAGCCTTCAACATGTACACTGGTGTG GAGGAGAATTCTTATACATGTCATGACTCCCCCATGAAGTCAGTGGAACCATCTCGG GATGGTAGGTTGATGCTAACATCTAGCTACTGGAGTGATCCTGCTACTGCTCTGTGGAGTATCACAGATAACTTTGAAAAGAA GTATTCCTTTGGCGAAGATGAATATGTGGAATTTGGCAAACTATCAGACGACAGAATTATCggaacaaagaaagaaatcgCACAC GTTTATGATGCGATCACAGGGAAGTGTATCAGCACTCTACAGGACAAAGACATGAGTAACAACTACAATCGTAACTGCGCGACTTTTAACCCCACGGACGAACTGGTCCTGAACGACGGAGTGCTGTGGGACGTCAGGTGTACCAGACCGATTTACAAGTTTGATCAATTCCAGAACAACATCAGTGGAATTTTCCATCCGTTGGGTTTGGAGATCATCATCAGCTCAGAAATT TGGGACATCCGAACCTTCCATCTCCTTCAAACTGTTCCGGACTTGGACCAAAGCAAGATTGTATTCAACAGTAATGCTACTGTCATGTATGGAG ttGAATTTGTTACTGAAGATGAAGAACTGACTGATGGAACAAAGTGTCCATTCGGATCTTCGTTTAGGACGTTCGATGCCACGGACTACAAACCAATCG CAACTATAGATGTGAAGAAGAACATTTACGACATAGCCACCGATCCAATGGACATGTATCTGGCAGTGTTAGAG cATCAAGGCAACCAGGAAGACTTTTCCGGTGAGAGCGTTTGTCGTTTGTACGAGGTCGGAAGACCGAAGAAAGCTGAtggagaagaagatgaagaggaAGAACAG GATGAAGATGACgtcgatgatgacgatgacgacgaccaCTCAGACGACAGCCTGGACGGGCTGCTCGGCAGCGATACTGACGACGATAACGACGAGGCAAACAATGAGAATGGAAGCAACCAGGCTGGAGACGATGCCGAAGAGAGAGGCAGCGCTGTGATTTCTGGAGGAGATGAAGATTCAGACGACGCTGGGGGCCTCTCTGATTTCCTCGACGACATAAGCGATTCATCCGTCTCTTTATCTGGCTTGTCAGATAGTG ATGTTGAAATTCTGGATTGGTGA